Below is a window of Streptomyces sp. NBC_01429 DNA.
CCTTCTGGGCGCGGCGGCGCTGGGCGTCCTCGTCCGTGTCGGCGTGGTAGGTCAGCAGCTTCGGCAGCACGCCCGCCAGCAGCCCGACCGCCGCCACACACGCCAGCCCGCCGCCCCAGACGGCGGTACGGGTCCCGGTCCAGCCGGCCATGGCGCCCGCGCGGACCTGGCCGAGCTGCGGGCCGCAGCTGTACGAGAGCACCTCGATGCCCGCGAGGCGGCCCCGGAACTCCTCCGGGATGGTCTGATTCCAGATCGTGGAGCGGCCCAGACCACTGATGGTGTCGCCGCCGCCCGCCGCGACGAGGCAGAGCAGTACGAGCCAGATGTTCGACATCCATCCGGCCGCCGCCATCGCCAGCCCCCAGCCCGCCGCGCCGAGCACCACCATCCGGCCGTGCCGCCGGACCCGTGAGGCCCAGCCGCTGGTGAGGCTGACGACTATGGAGCCCAGCGGGATCGCCCCGTACATCAGCCCCAGCGCCCATTCGGCGCCCAGGTCCTGCGCGAGGAACGGGAAGATCGCCAGCGGGAAGGCGAAGAACATCGCGGCGAGGTCGATCACGTACGTACCGAGCAGCACCGGCTTGCTCCACGCGTATCGCGCGCCCTCGGCGATCGTGCGGAGCGAGGGCCGGTCCGCCTCCCCGGACGGCGGCGCGGGCGACAGCCGCAGGCACATCAGCAC
It encodes the following:
- a CDS encoding MFS transporter; translation: MTRTPGAILPDLTPFRSSRQFRLLWVQGLVTYFGSSMAMIALPLQIKDLTDSPLAVGAMGAVELVPLIVFGLYGGALADAVDRRKVILLSEAGLGLLAVVLLVNGLMPEPALWPLYVVAAGVSALAGLQRPALDSLMARIVPHDQLTAAAALNSLRWQIGAVAGPSLAGVVVAYAGAPTAYAVTVTGFAASVLMCLRLSPAPPSGEADRPSLRTIAEGARYAWSKPVLLGTYVIDLAAMFFAFPLAIFPFLAQDLGAEWALGLMYGAIPLGSIVVSLTSGWASRVRRHGRMVVLGAAGWGLAMAAAGWMSNIWLVLLCLVAAGGGDTISGLGRSTIWNQTIPEEFRGRLAGIEVLSYSCGPQLGQVRAGAMAGWTGTRTAVWGGGLACVAAVGLLAGVLPKLLTYHADTDEDAQRRRAQKDEARGNEARGNEVRSGEATADTP